From the genome of Candidatus Brocadiaceae bacterium:
CCAGCGCGCACAGCGGCCGCGCGGCCATGGCGGCGATGTCGCTCACGGCCCGCGCCACCGCCTTGTACCCCACCGCCGACATGGGCGTGCCGGGCTCGAAATGCACGCCCTCGAACACCGAGTCCATCGTCAGCGCCAGCCGGCAATCGCCCGGGACCCGGATCACCGCCGAATCGTCGCCCACGTCCAGGTTCAGCCAGTCCGGCCGCGGGCCGGCCAGCCCCAGGATGAGGCGAATCAGGTCCCGCTCAGACATGGCCCCCCCCTCCCGCCGCACTCCAGAGGCGCACGACGGACTCGGCGGCACGCTCCAGCAGACCCGGCGCGTCCGCCATGGCCGCCGCCAGGTCCATGGGCCGGTCGACGATCGACAGGGCGCAGACGACCCCCCGGCCGTAGAGGGCCTCGTACCCCGGCTGCAGCGAGCCGGCCAGCGCGACGACGGGGATGCCGTGCCGCGCGGCGGCGGCCGCCACGCCCGCGACGGTCTTCCCGTGCACCGTCTGGCCGTCCAGGCGACCTTCGCCCGTCAGGACCAGCGCGCTTCCCTGCATGCGTTCGTCCAGGCGTGCGACCTCGATGACGGTCTCGACGCCGCTCCGGATGCGGGCTCCGAGGAAGGCCACCAGCCCGGCCCCCAGCCCGCCGGCGGCTCCGGCGCCCGGCAGGGCGTCGACGGCCACACCGAGCTGCGTCTCGATCAGACGCGCCAGGGAGGCCAGCCCGCGGTCGAGCTGCCGCGCCTGCTCGGGCGTGGCCCCCTTCTGCGGGCCGAACACCAGTGCGGCGCCCAGGGGGCCGGTCAGCGGGTTCGTGACGTCCGAGGCGACCACGATCTCCGTGCGCGGGATGCGTTCGTCCAGCGAGGCCGGATCGATTGCGGCCACGTCGGCCAGCCGCCCCCCGCAGCAGTCGCCGATGGGCTGCCCCCGGACGTCCAGGAACCGCACGCCCAGCGCAGCGGCCATGCCCATGCCCCCGTCGACCGTGGCACTGCCGCCGATCCCGATCAGGATGCGCCGCGCGCCCGCGTCAAGCGCCTGCCGGATCAACTGGCCGGTGCCGCGGGTCGACGCGCGCATCGGGTCGCGTTCGGCAGGCGCCAGGCGCTCCAGGCCGCTGGCCTGGGCCATCTCGACAACCGCGGTGCATCCGTCGCCGCAGAACCCCCATTCGGCCGTGACCGGCCGTCCGAACGGGTCCGCCACCGTCGCCGACAGCATCCGGCCGCCCGTGGCCTCCACGATGGCCCGGGCGGTGCCTTCGCCGCCGTCGGCCATGGGCACAACGGCGAGTTCGGCCCCCGGCAGCGCCCGCCGGACGCCCGCGGCCATCGCGCGCGCGACTCCGGGGGATGGCAGGCACTCCTTGTATGAGTCCGGGGCGATCGTGATCTTCATGGGTGTGTCCGCACAATGGGAATGGCGCCATTCTACAGAGCTGGGAAGGATTTTGCACGACACGCCGCAGGCACGCCGCCGGCCGCCCGGACGCGGGCGAAAGGCTTAACCGGTGCTTTAGCCATCACTTACGTGGTCTTGCCGGGCAGGTGCCGGCATCCCTGTACAAGATCGGCTTGACTCCGGAGGCGGAGGACCGGTACAAAAGAAGGTAGAGAAGGCACGAGAGGGTACTTTCTGGGAGCCTGAGGAATACGGGGACCTCGGGGCGCCGGGTATGGGCGAATGGGGCACAGGACAGACCGTGCTGGTCGTTGTGGCGGTCATCATCCTAATCGTGCTGATCGTCCTGATGTCCACACGAAAGCCGGGCCCTCCCCTTCCGAAGAGCGAAGGGCCGGGACCGGAGGACGCTCAGACGCCCGAGGAATCCGAAGTGGAGGGCCCGGGATAGGGGCAGCACCGCTGTCGTCCCGGCCCGACCTCCCACACTGCTTCGGAGCGGCCGCGCCGTCGGGTCCTGCGCCCCGGCGACGCGGCCTGTTCTTCTCCCCGCAAACCCTTGAGGAACGCGCTCATAGACGCGGCGCGAGGCCGCGTCCGGAACGTTGACGCTCCTCGACCAGATGGACTATAATGCCCCCGGCCGCTCAGAGCCGTGCGGGATCGATCCGCCGACGGAAACCGAAGCGTCAAGAGGGACCGATGGAAGACTACCTGGCAGGCGATGTGCCAGAGAGCATAGGGCCTTGTCGCATCGTCAAGAAGATCGGTGAAGGCGGCATGGGGAGCGTCTACCTCGGCCACCACAAGACGCTTGACATCCCCATGGCCATCAAGATCCTGCCCAAGCACATCGACCTGAAGGACCCCGAGTACAGCCAGCGCTTCTCGCGCGAGGCCAAGATCGCCGCCCGACTGCGCCACCCCAACATGGTCCAGGTGCACGACTACGGCGCCGAAGGCGGCTTCTACTACATCATCATGGACTACGTCGAGGGGCCCACCTGCAGCGAGGAGGTCCAGCGGCTCGGCCGCATGGAGTGGCAGAAGGCCGTCGGCGTCGCCCGCCAGATCGCCCAGGGGCTCGAATACGCCGCATCCAAGGGCATCATCCACCGCGACGTCACCCCGGGGAACATCATCCTGGACTCCGACGGCACGGCACGCATCACCGACCTGGGGCTGGCCAAGGAATCCTCCGCCGGCACCACCGGCCTGACCCGCAGCGGCGCCAGCCTCGGCACGCCCTACTACATGAGCCCTGAGCAGATCAACAGCGCCCGCGACGTCGACTTCCGCACGGACATCTACTCGCTCGGCGCCACCCTCTACCACATGGTCTGCGGCAAGGTGCCCTACACGGGAACCACCTTCGAGGTAATGACCAAGCAGGTCCGTGAACCCCTGCCCTCGCCCAAGGACCACGTGCCCGACCTCCCCGACGACCTCTGCGACGTCATCCGCAAGATGATGGCCAAGGCCCCGGCCGATCGCTACTCCAGCTACGGGGAACTCATCGGGGAGTTCACCAACCTGCTGGAAGGCCGGCCGGTGACGGCCGCCGGCTTCCGCGATCAGAGCATGGTCAACGCCGATTCGCCCGTGTCCATCCCCGCCGACGCGCTGGGACTGGCCGCAGAGAAGACCCGCATCGCCAATCCGCCCCGACGCCGCAGCAACACCCCCTGGGTCATCGCCATCTTCGTCGTCGGCGTCGTCTTCGCGGTGGGCGTCCTGGTCTATGTGTTGACCCGATAACAGGCCGCCGCGCCTCGGGCCTCAGTCGAACCGCAGCCCCGCGTAGCCCACCACGTAGTCGCCGCCCCCGAGCGGAGAGTCCGCACTGGTGGCCCGCCCCAGCAACTCGCCCCGGGTGCCCCCCCGTGCGGCAACGCCGGACATCATCGCCGCCGCCGGCAGGACGCCGCACATCGTGATCCCCTCCAGCCGGCAGACGCTGTAGAGCCCGTCAGGGTCCAGCGCCACCATCCGCTCGATCGCCACCGCGTCGTTCCGGCGCACGACCTCGCGCGCGTGCCGCCCGTGCTCGTGAGACATGTCGCTGCTGGCAACGATAAGCGCGTCGTCCTCGCCCAGCTCCGCCAACACGCCCGCCGCGTACGCACCCACCTCCTTGAGCGCCGGAAGCCGCGCCGACACCGTCACGCAGACGACGGCGATCCGCACACCGGGGTTGTGATACTGGAGGAACGGCAGCACGACCTCCCCGGAATGCTCCGGGATGTGCGGCTCGTCGGCCGGGATGATCCCGGGATGCCGGGCCAGGGCCTCGGTGAGCGCCTCGTGGATCGCCACGCTGCCCAGCGGCGTCTCCCATCCGCCGCCCGTCCACAGGGCGAACGCAGGCTGCGAGAAGGCATGGCTCGGCGTCAGCAGCAGCACGGTGTCCGGCACCCGCACCTGCGCAAACAGCCTGCCCATCACCGCGCCGCTGAACGTGTAGCCGGCGTGCGGAGACAGCACGCCCAGCGCCGGGGAGGGCCGCGCGCCTTCCGGCGCGGCGCTCACCCCCTCGATCGCCGAGCGCAGTGCCTCGGGCCGGCCCGGGTAGAACTGACCTGCGACGGCCGGCTTCCTGGTCATCTCCCTGCCTCCTGCACGCGGACGATGCCGTCAGGCCCCGCTCACCGCCGCCGACCGCGCCGCAAGCTCACCGGCGGGCCCAGCACCTCGGACCAGACGATCGCCCGCTTCAGATCGCCCCCCTTCGCCGCAAGCAACGGAGCGAGACCCCCGCGGGCGGCCTTCTGCGGCACGGCGGCCGGGGCCGGCGCCGGCGCCGCCTGGGCCTCGCGCAAAGGCGCCTTGCGCCGGGCCGCCTTCCTCCTGCGCGCCGTCGGCGGTGTCGGCACCGGCGCAGCCACCCGCCCCGGAGGGGCGGCCCCCACCGGCGGGGCGGCAGGCACCGGGTCCCAGAAGGACGGCACGGCAGCCGGCGCACCGGGCGGTCGCGGCATCGGCCGCACGGCCGCTTCCCGCCCGCCGCCGGCCGCTGCCCGCCGGGTGGCGGCCTCCAGGGAGCGGACTAAGTCCCGGACCTGGACCGGCCGTGTCTCGTGTCCTTCCTCGTCTTCCCGGGCCGCTGCCCGCCGGCCCTCCGGGGCCTGCGACGCCCGGATCGCGCGCGTGACGACCACGACCACGACGATGATCAACCAGATGATCTCCTCTGCACCCACGCACCGCACCTCCTTCCGACACTCCGAGCGTCAGACGAACCGGCCCACATCGACGTCGGCGCAGTAGTTCATCAGCAGAATCGTGTCCTCCACCCCCCGACACAGATACGTCAGCATGTCCGCTTTGACGCGGCCGGTCACGCCTTTGAGCAGCTTGGCCCAGCCGGCCATCGCCGTCGGGAGGCCCTGCGGCAGCAACAGCGCGGCGCACAGCCCGCGCAGCAGGTACGGGGCGTCGGGCTGGTCGCGCGTGCCGGCCAACGGCATCGCCGCGCTCCGGACGCGGGCCAGCCCCAGGTAGCATCCGCTCAGGTAGCGCTCCTTCGGGCTTCCATGGCGCAGCAGGCGCGTCAGTTGCGCGGCAGCCTCTTCCTCGGCCTCCATCGCACGCAGCGCCAGGGAGGCACAGACCTGCTCCGGGTCGGCCCCTTCGGCAGGCTCCATGACGGTCATCCCCTCCAGCGCATGGCCGCCCCCTCGCAGCGCCAGCGCCAGGCAGACGGGCGCCACGCCTTCCAGCGGCCGGGCCCGGAGGTGCGCCAGGATCCCGTGGGCAACCTGCGGATGCCGGACGGCGGCCATGATCTGCTGCGTCAGTTCCACCCGGAAGTCGATGCGTGCGGCGGCGAGCGCCCCGGCCGCCAGCGGCACGGCGTCCGGCCCCTCCCACCGCATCAGGGGCAGCGACGCCAGCCCGACCGGCTCGCAGAACTCGCGGTCCGTCGCGTGCTTCCGCGCCATGGTCCTGAGCGCATCGGCCGGCGCGCGGTCGTCCGGGGCCAGGCTGGCCTTCACCGCAAGCGCCGTCAGCCGCACCCAGGCGTCGGCATCATCGGCTGCGGCGGCCAGTTCCTGTGCGCACGCGCCCGGTTCGGCGTCCTCACGCGCCCACAGAAGGTTGATCCACGCCCGCCTGCGCAGCCGGCCGATGCGCGTGGCATAGCGGGCGCCCCGTCCGCGCGGCCCCCACTGGAGCTTCGGGCCGGCGGCGAGGGCGGCCGTCCAGCGCTCGGCGTGCGTGAGCCAATCCTCCTGGCCGATCACGCGCAGGGCCACGGCCGCATAGGCCGCCGCGTTCAGGGCGGCCGTCAGATCGCGCGTGAGCCCCCGCAGGAGCGCGCGCGCGGTATCCCGGTCCAGCGGAGCGCCGGTGTCGGCGGCACGGGCCACGGCGGCCGCCTGCTCGGGCGAGAGCGCCTGGCCCTCGGCCCGGCGTTCGGCCAGACCGGCCCCGGCGCCGGGCCGGATCCGGAAGCACCCCGCCTCGTCGTCCCACAGGAGCGCGTGGGCGTCGCGCGCAACCTGACCTCGCCAGGCAAGCACCTCGTCGAGCTGCGAGACGATCAGCGGCGGCGCCGACGCGCGTCGGACCACCTCCTCGGCCGCTGTGGCTTCTTCCTGGACCAGCACGGACACGTCCTCGTCGTCCGCAAGCTCCGAGAGGGCCTCCAGCGCGGCCTTCACGGGCAGCACGCCCACCTCGGCCGCGTACTCGCGCACCGCTTCGCAGGCCACCTGGCGCACGCCTTCGTCGGGATCGTTCATGGCCGCCAGGAAGTGGCCGAACAGCTCCATGCCCAGCGTCCGTGCGGCCGCGAACGTAACCCGCGCATCCAACGACCCGCGCCGCTTCGGGCCGCCCGGGTTGGCGATCAGGGCATCGATCGCACCGCGCCGCACGGAGGGGTCGGGGTGTGTGCGCACGATCTCGACCAGCAGCTCCGCGTCGCGCGTGTACTGCAGCGTGTCCGCCGCGCGGCTGCGCACGGACGGGTCGTCGTCCCGCAGGGCCTCGCGCATGACCCGGGAGTCCGCAATGTCCACGAGGGCCGCCAGTTCGCTGATGGCGTGCATCCGGTCGGAGGGGGCCCCGTTGCGCACCGTCTCTTCCAGGATCGGCACGAGACGGTCCTGGGTGCCTCCCCGGTCGCGCGCAGCCCCCAGGCCAACGCGCAGGCCGGCCTCCGAGCCGATCGTGCCGGCCTCCCAGACGGCGAGCACGCGCTCCCCGGCCGCCTGCCGGTCCATCTCGTCGGCCAGCCAGTCCACGCCGGTGCTCCGCTGCCGCCGCCGGAGGATCTCCCCGGCTCGGCGGGCGACCTCGAAGTCGGCGTCCGAAGCCGCCGCCTGCAGCAGGGGTTCGGCCACAGCCGGCCCGTAGCGTTCCAGCATGAGCACGGCGTGGCGGCGCAGTTCGGCCGACGGATGGGCCAGCGCCTTCTTCAGGTGTTCGAGGAAGGCCCCCGAGACGGCTCCCAGACGCCCGGCCAGCATGTCCAGCGCCGAGGATGCCACCCGGTAGCTCGGGTCGTCGATCATCCGCCCGGTCAGTTCGATGGTCGGGCCGCTGCCGATGGCGGCCAGGCAGAGCACGACCTCCTGGCGGACCTCGTCGTCCTCGTCGCCGGCCATCTGCGCCAGCACCGGAACGACCGCGTCGGACTTGACGTAGGCCAGGCTCTGGGCGGCCTGCCGGCGCACCTGATTGTCGTCGTTGCCCACAACGGCCCGGTTCAGGGGGCTGTCCGGGCGGGTCAACCGCTCCAGAAGCGCCGCGCGCAGGGGGTGACGGCTCGTGCCGATGATCAGGCTCAGGGTGCTTGTGGCGGCCCGCCGCACCAGGTCCGACTCGTCGGTCAAGGCCGCGGGAAGGAAGCCCACGGCCTCCGGAGCGCTCAGCGCCTCGATGGCCTCGACGGCGCGGCCGCGCACGGCCGGGTCCGACGACCGGAAACAGTCCTCCAGGATCTTCAGGGCCATGGCAGGGTCGCCGATGCCCACCAGGAGTTCCGCCGCCGAACGCGAGAGTTCCGGATCGCTTCCGTGCAGGGCGGCAGACGCCACGGGGCCGAGCACCCTGTCGGCCGCCCCGCTGGCGAGTGCCAGGATGGCCGCACGCACGCGGGGCCCGGCGGCCTCGGCGAGCACACGCTCGGCCTCTGCCGCCGGATCGGCCGCCGCCCGGATGCGGTCGATCGCCTGCCGGGCGAGGCCGGCCAGGTCGCTCTGACTCAACGCACGCCGCCGTGCCATGACGGCCCCCTGCTGCGACCGCAGTTCAGGCGCTCAGCTTCGCGTCTCGCCCTCGTCGGACTGACCGCTGATGGACTTGCGCATGGAGGTGTCGGCCTGGATGTTCCGCAGGTTGTAGTAGTCCATGATGCCGAGGTTGCCTTCGCGGAAGGCCTGCGAGATGGCCTTGGGGACCTCGGACTCGGCCAGGACGACCTTGGCGCGGTTCTCGGCCACCAGGGCCTGCATCTCCTGCTCGCGGGCCACGGCCATGGCCCGGCGGCGTTCGGCCAGGGCCTGGGCGACGCGCTTGTCGGCCTCGGCCTGGTCGGCCTGCAGCTTGGCCCCGATGTTCTCGCCCACGTCGACGTCCGCGATGTCGATCGAGAGGATCTCAAAAGCCGTCCCGGCGTCCAACCCCTTGTCCAGCACGCGCTTGGAGATGGTGTCCGGGTTCTCCAGGACGGTCTTGTAGGTCTCTGAGGAACCGATCGTGGTCACGATGCCCTCGCCGACGCGGGCGATGATCGTCTCCTCCTTGGCGCCGCCGACCAGGCGCTCGAGGTTCGCGCGCACGGTCACACGCGCCTTCGCCTTGAGCTGGATGCCGTCCTTGGCCACGGCGGCAATGGTATCGCGCCCCTTGAGCGGGTCCGGGCAGTCGATCACCTTCGGGTTGACGCTCGTCTGCACGGCGTCCAGGACGTCGCGGCCCGCCAGGTCGATCGCGCAGGCCTGGTTGAACGTCAGCGGGATGTCGGCCTTGCTGGCCGCCACCAGGGCGCGCACGACGTTCGGCACGTTCCCGCGCGCCAGGTAGTGCGTCTCGAGTGCCACGGTCTGGACCGGCAGGCCGGCCTTGATGGACATGATGCGGCTGTCGACGATGACCGACGGCCGCACGCCGCGCAGCGTCATGCCCACGAGTTCGAAGATGCCCACGTGGGCGCCCGCCAGCAACGCCTTGATGTACAGGAACCCATAGTTGAAGAAGAAGACCAACAGGGCCAGAGCGACGACGGCCA
Proteins encoded in this window:
- the amrB gene encoding AmmeMemoRadiSam system protein B produces the protein MTRKPAVAGQFYPGRPEALRSAIEGVSAAPEGARPSPALGVLSPHAGYTFSGAVMGRLFAQVRVPDTVLLLTPSHAFSQPAFALWTGGGWETPLGSVAIHEALTEALARHPGIIPADEPHIPEHSGEVVLPFLQYHNPGVRIAVVCVTVSARLPALKEVGAYAAGVLAELGEDDALIVASSDMSHEHGRHAREVVRRNDAVAIERMVALDPDGLYSVCRLEGITMCGVLPAAAMMSGVAARGGTRGELLGRATSADSPLGGGDYVVGYAGLRFD
- a CDS encoding glycerate kinase: MKITIAPDSYKECLPSPGVARAMAAGVRRALPGAELAVVPMADGGEGTARAIVEATGGRMLSATVADPFGRPVTAEWGFCGDGCTAVVEMAQASGLERLAPAERDPMRASTRGTGQLIRQALDAGARRILIGIGGSATVDGGMGMAAALGVRFLDVRGQPIGDCCGGRLADVAAIDPASLDERIPRTEIVVASDVTNPLTGPLGAALVFGPQKGATPEQARQLDRGLASLARLIETQLGVAVDALPGAGAAGGLGAGLVAFLGARIRSGVETVIEVARLDERMQGSALVLTGEGRLDGQTVHGKTVAGVAAAAARHGIPVVALAGSLQPGYEALYGRGVVCALSIVDRPMDLAAAMADAPGLLERAAESVVRLWSAAGGGGHV
- the floA gene encoding flotillin-like protein FloA (flotillin-like protein involved in membrane lipid rafts), with the protein product MDAILAAAGPANVVLVVVLLALAVVALALLVFFFNYGFLYIKALLAGAHVGIFELVGMTLRGVRPSVIVDSRIMSIKAGLPVQTVALETHYLARGNVPNVVRALVAASKADIPLTFNQACAIDLAGRDVLDAVQTSVNPKVIDCPDPLKGRDTIAAVAKDGIQLKAKARVTVRANLERLVGGAKEETIIARVGEGIVTTIGSSETYKTVLENPDTISKRVLDKGLDAGTAFEILSIDIADVDVGENIGAKLQADQAEADKRVAQALAERRRAMAVAREQEMQALVAENRAKVVLAESEVPKAISQAFREGNLGIMDYYNLRNIQADTSMRKSISGQSDEGETRS
- a CDS encoding serine/threonine protein kinase, translated to MEDYLAGDVPESIGPCRIVKKIGEGGMGSVYLGHHKTLDIPMAIKILPKHIDLKDPEYSQRFSREAKIAARLRHPNMVQVHDYGAEGGFYYIIMDYVEGPTCSEEVQRLGRMEWQKAVGVARQIAQGLEYAASKGIIHRDVTPGNIILDSDGTARITDLGLAKESSAGTTGLTRSGASLGTPYYMSPEQINSARDVDFRTDIYSLGATLYHMVCGKVPYTGTTFEVMTKQVREPLPSPKDHVPDLPDDLCDVIRKMMAKAPADRYSSYGELIGEFTNLLEGRPVTAAGFRDQSMVNADSPVSIPADALGLAAEKTRIANPPRRRSNTPWVIAIFVVGVVFAVGVLVYVLTR